A region of Coffea eugenioides isolate CCC68of unplaced genomic scaffold, Ceug_1.0 ScVebR1_531;HRSCAF=1224, whole genome shotgun sequence DNA encodes the following proteins:
- the LOC113758478 gene encoding uncharacterized protein LOC113758478, whose product MPFGLKNVGATYQRTMTTLFHDMIHKEMEVYVNDIIIKSKKAEDHLVDLRKLFERLRKYKLKLNPAKCAFGAPAGKLLGFIVSKKGIEIDLVKIKAIRDMPVPKTQKDVKSFLGKINFIGKFIAQLTATSSGPSATQTGRPLIMYLSVLDGAVGCVLGQHTDSGRKEQVIYYLSKKFTQYEANYSFIEKSCCALAWAAQKLRHYLLSHTTYLISRSDPLKYLLEKPMPTGRLAKWQMILSEFDIVFTSQKAVKGQAIADHLAKNPKDDDYQPLHTYFPDEKVLFVGAVKDMSEQCPGWRLFFDGAANSFGVGIGAVLVSPEGKHYPGAAKLQFACTNNMAEYEACIFGLKMALKMEVKELIAFSDSDLLVHQTLKQWVTKDSKILPYHCNLLNLARQFQSLEFRHLSRARNAFADALATLSSMIQYPDELEIEPIQIQLQDKPAHCWAVDNSFGKNPWYNDITDFIKIGSYPPEASANEKGFLRRMASKFFLNGEVLYKRTSDLNLSRCVDEDESQYMMKEVHSGVCGPHMNGHLLARKIMRTGYFWLTMERDCIDFVRRCIKCQMHGDVIRAPPTELHSMIAPWPCSMWAMDVIGTIDPPASNGHRFILVAIEYFTKWVEAESFKHVTKKVVANFLRDHIICRFGVSETLITDNAKNLNNDMVDGLCEQLKIRHRNSAIYRPQMNGAVEAANKNLKKIIRKMTEKHWDWHENLPYALMAYRTSIRTSTGATPYSLMYGMEAVLPAEVEIPSLRILMETKLEEADWIKQRHEQLSLIDEKRLNAICHGQCYQRRMARAYNKKVHLRTFEEGDKVLKRILPMQDEAKGVLAVSSHWTSGNGVDDPSDVRPVSQSMTREPVLGRPPRLPRILQGSTATSRPPLVTSPLIISAFTTRVAPLTSSILANELLQVPLLDEVSRDPGHRSGGYKSMEKSLH is encoded by the exons ATGCCGTTTGGTTTAAAGAATGTTGGAGCTACTTATCAAAGGACTATGACTACCTTGTTTCATGACATGATCCACAAagagatggaggtctacgtgaaTGACATTATAATCAAATCCAAGAAAGCCGAAGACCATTTGGTTGACTTGAGGAAGTTGTTCGAAAGGTTGCGAAAATACAAATTGAAGTTAAATCCTGCAAAGTGCGCCTTTGGAGCACCAGCTGGTAAATTGTTAGGCTTCATTGTCAGCAAGAAGGGCATAGAAATAGACCTGGTAAAGATCAAGGCAATTCGAGACATGCCAGTGCCGAAAACGCAGAAAGATGTGAAAAGCTTTTTGGGGAAGAttaatttcattggaaaattcaTTGCCCAATTAACGGCGACGT CCTCCGGTCCTAGTGCCACCCAAACCGGGCGGCCTTTGATCATGTACTTATCTGTGCTCGACGGagcagtagggtgtgttctGGGGCAGCACACCGACTCGGGAAGGAAAGAGCAAGTCATTTACTATCTTAGCAAGAAATTCACGCAgtatgaggctaattattcatttattgagaaaagctgctgtGCTCTGGCCTGGGCGGCTCAAAAATTAAGACACTACCTGCTAAGTCATACTACCTATCTCATCTCCCGTTCCGATCCTTTGAAATACCTCTTGGAGAAGCCAATGCCAACTGGGCGTCTGGCCAAATGGCAGATGATTCTTTCAGAGtttgatattgttttcacttcgCAAAAGGccgtcaaggggcaagctatagccGATCATTTGGCAAAAAATCCAAAGGACGATGATTATCAACCACTCCATACCTATTTCCCTGATGAAAAGGTCTTATTTGTTGGTGCCGTGAAAGACATGAGCGAGCAGTGCCCTGGGTGGAGATTATTTTTCGATGGTGCAGCCAATTCTTTTGGAGTCGGAATAGGAGCAGTTCTTGTATCTCCGGAAGGGAAGCATTACCCTGGAGCCGCtaaattgcaatttgcttgcACGAACAACATGGCCGAATATGAAGCATGTATTTTTGGTCTTAAAATGGCTTTGAAAATGGAGGTTAAGGAGTTAATAGCCTTCAGTGATTCGGATTTACTTGTGCACCAAACGTTGAAGCAATGggtaaccaaagattcaaagatTCTGCCATACCACTGTAATTTGCTTAATTTGGCTAGACAATTTCAAAGCCTGGAGTTCAGACATCTCTCACGAGCCCGAAATGCATTTGCAGATGCCTTGGCCACCCTATCTTCTATGATACAATATCCGGACGAATTAGAAATCGAGCCTATCCAGATTCAACTCCAAGACAAGCCTGCTCATTGTTGGGCTGTAGACAATTCTTTTGGCAAAAACCCTTGGTACAATGATATTACGGATTTCATCAAAATCGGGTCTTACCCTCCAGAAGCTAGTGCGAATGAAAAGGGTTTCCTGCGCAGAATGGCCTCGaagtttttcttaaatggagagGTATTATACAAAAGGacctcagatttgaacctctcAAGGTGCGTCGATGAAGATGAATCTCAATACATGATGAAGGAGGTGCATAGTGGTGTCTGCGGGCCTCACATGAATGGACATTTGTTGGCGaggaaaatcatgagaaccgggtACTTTTGGCTTACAATGGAACGCGATTGCATAgattttgtccggagatgtattAAATGTCAAATGCATGGCGACGTCATACGCGCTCCTCCTACCGAGTTGCATAGCATGATTGCTCCGTGGCCCTGCTCAATGTGGGCTATGGATGTGATTGGCACAATCGATCCTCctgcttcaaatggacatcgatttatattggtaGCAATTGAGTACTTCACCAAATGGGTCGAAGCAGAATCATTCAAGCACGTGACAAAGAAGGTGGTAGCGAATTTCTTAAGAGATCACATCATATGCCGATTTGGGGTGTCGGAAACACTAATTacagacaatgccaagaatctcaACAATGACATGGTGGACGGGCTATGCGAACAGCTCAAAATCAGACATCGCAACTCTGCCATCTATAGGCCGCAGATGAATGGAGCCGTGGAGGCcgcaaacaagaatttgaaaaagatCATTCGCAAGATGACTGAGAAGCATTGGGACTGGCATGAAAATCTCCCTTATGCACTAATGGCGTATCGGACTTCTATCCGAACATCAACTGGGGCAACACCCTACTCgctcatgtatggaatggaagcagTGCTACCTGCCGAGGTCGAAATCCCGTCATTGCGTATTCTAATGGAGACCAAGTTGGAGGAGGCTGATTGGATAAAGCAGCGTCATGAACAACTATCTTTGATTGATGAAAAACGGCTTAATGCCATTTGTCACGGCCAATGTTACCAAAGACGTATGGCCCGGGCCTATAACAAGAAGGTCCATTTGCGTACATTTGAGGAAGGCGACAAAGTGCTGAAGCGgattttgccaatgcaagatgaggCCAAAG GAGTTTTGGCTGTCTCCTCCCATTGGACCTCCGGCAATGGTGTTGATGATCCCAGTGATGTTCGGCCCGTATCCCAGTCTATGACCAGAGAACCCGTCTTGGGGAGGCCCCCTCGTCTCCCTAGGATTCTCCAGGGGTCAACAGCTACTTCTCGACCCCCTTTGGTCACCTCGCCGTTGATCATTTCGGCTTTCACGACGAGGGTCGCTCCGTTGACATCCTCCATCTTGGCGAATGAACTGCTTCAAGTGCCCCTGCTTGATGAG GTAAGCCGAGATCCTGGTCATCGGTCTGGAGGATACAAATCGATGGAGAAATCTCTCCACTAG
- the LOC113758476 gene encoding uncharacterized protein LOC113758476, with protein MTSKDIGWEHGKPVGGNRKIVRCNYCGKIMHGGITRLKEHVGHVIGQVEPCPRASSEVRDLMKMHLKIGKIQRATIKQKKEEILNSFQQESMHGNFNMVGDEEDEAFFEIDEESRMALEKKQMKQAIRESQYLQFLDEQRRHSVSGSRPSMFMSGNMGVGTSNPTTSENKRGLSRNFSVRQADEMTSRGIESHMFPSKQKSVKLMFAKENIKRVGKAVSKFFHFNAIPFHAADNPYYQSMIDEIAKAGSGIKGPSAYQIGNEYLDEEFEELEKYLRDIYDKFSTFGCTLMCDGWSTRTKHPIINFMVYCDRHMIYHSSVDCTNIKKTAEYIFKLMDEVVEVVGEKNVVQVVTDSESSMKAAGQLLMKKRKNLFWSPCAAHCIDLMLEDIGKMDNVKETIAQGKKITSFIYNSDKVVNLMKTYTKKRELLRPGITRFATEFISMESLLRHCTELKRMCTSDEWAEFNNTTKRKAEAIKVAELILSEKFWKKVRNVCAIMEPLVKVLKTIDQDNKPTLPIIYEAMDRAKMAIQKSVKSWKTIWEVIDNRWYNQLHRDLHAAAYFLNPILQYSGTCEFNLDEVRRGLKNVIAKLEPNLDAQVDSINEIKIFADKKGGFGSAIAARALPKSLPAEWWLNYGEDAPNLRNIAVKILSQTCTSSGCERNWSTWSLIHTKLRNRLAVKKLHKLVFVHYNMRLKVKNLMHQRDTDDFYNPIDLNHIFHQDDILDDWIRENEQPTLPEDNLDWLDKGIHQTESESSEYQEHDNDGFGDTLSQYITKRNKKGLAASSSRKQKSKTKQTSKQTVPSSSNKSDSSNDDDDNGDNGDGGNNSSRHSGYNRDSQQPGGMSWAQGQDNYYATQDTDHGYRHGIEAQRQFLNDLTQFSSEDTFSHHSGSQRYRGVNDQMQNLGIYSTYEHESNQNRSTSQLGYGYDQSYGITPDYYSGYRPFDRPGQVERSTSIHGSGYYEKEIDKSHDGSSFDSNNIGFYGHDSTASYGTSDSVNYRGFGYYHQQIISNPEVLPSNDYGTSSQSSHPVNTPDNSFTLPTQGPMPLPHLFYHSSTNHDDFEPHLILLGIN; from the exons ATGACGAGCAAGGATATTGGTTGGGAACATGGTAAACCCGTGGGAGGGAATAGAAAAATTGTGAGATGCAATTATTGTGGAAAAATAATGCATGGTGGCATTACAAGGTTGAAAGAACATGTCGGTCATGTCATAGGACAAGTTGAGCCTTGTCCAAGGGCCTCAAGTGAAGTTAGAGATTTAATGAAAATGCATCTAAAGATTGGTAAGATTCAAAGAGCTacaataaaacagaaaaaagaagaaatattgaATTCTTTCCAACAAGAAAGTATGCATGGTAATTTCAACATGGTTGGCGACGAGGAGGACGAAGCCTTTTTTGAAATTGATGAAGAAAGTCGGATGGCGttggaaaaaaaacaaatgaagcAAGCAATTAGAGAGAGCCAATACTTGCAATTTTTAGACGAACAACGAAGGCATTCGGTATCTGGGAGTCGACCTTCTATGTTTATGTCAG GGAATATGGGTGTTGGCACTTCAAACCCAACGACTtctgaaaataaaagaggattgTCACGTAATTTCAGTGTCAGACAAGCAGATGAAATGACAAGCAGAGGAATTGAATCACATATGTTTCCTTCGAAacaaaaatcagtcaaattaaTGTTTGCgaaggaaaatataaaaagagtTGGTAAGGCAGTTTCAAAGTTTTTTCATTTCAATGCTATACCATTTCATGCAGCTGACAATCCTTATTATCAATCGATGATTGATGAAATTGCCAAAGCTGGTTCTGGTATTAAAGGCCCTTCAGCTTATCAAATTGGAAATGAATATTTAGATGAAGAATTTGAAGAGCTTGAGAAATATCTTCGAGatatttatgataaattttcaacttttgGTTGTACACTTATGTGTGATGGGTGGAGCACTCGTACAAAACATCCAATAATAAATTTTATGGTATACTGTGATAGGCACATGATATACCATAGTTCAGTTGATTGTACCAATATTAAGAAAACTGCTGAATATATTTTCAAGTTAATGGATGAGGTAGTAGAGGTTGTGGGGGAAAAAAATGTTGTGCAAGTTGTGACAGATAGTGAATCTAGTATGAAAGCTGCTGGACAACTGttgatgaaaaaaagaaaaaatcttttCTGGTCACCTTGCGCTGCGCATTGTATAGATTTGATGTTGGAGGatattggcaaaatggataatGTAAAAGAAACTATTGCTCAGGGGAAGAAGATAACAAGTTTCATATATAACAGTGACAAAGTAGTGAATCTGATGAAGACATAtacaaaaaaaagggaactGCTACGTCCAGGTATCACTAGATTTGCAACTGAATTCATTTCTATGGAAAGTCTTCTTCGGCATTGTACAGAACTAAAAAGAATGTGCACCTCAGATGAATGGGCAGAGTTTAATAACACTACCAAGAGAAAAGCAGAAGCTATTAAAGTAGCTGAGTTGATATTGTCAGAGAAGTTTTGGAAAAAAGTTAGAAATGTGTGTGCAATAATGGAGCCTCTGGtcaaagttttaaaaactattgATCAAGATAATAAGCCAACATTGCCAATTATTTATGAGGCAATGGATAGAGCAAAAATGGCTATTCAAAAGTCGGTGAAATCTTGGAAAACAATTTGGGAAGTGATTGATAATAGATGGTACAATCAACTTCATCGGGATTTACATGCGGCAG CATATTTTTTGAACCCGATCCTTCAATATTCTGGAACTTGTGAGTTTAATCTGGATGAAGTTCGAAGAGGGTTAAAGAACGTCATTGCAAAGTTGGAGCCAAATTTAGATGCACAAGTTGATTCAATAAATGAG ATCAAAATTTTTGCAGACAAAAAGGGAGGCTTTGGAAGTGCTATTGCAGCAAGAGCATTACCAAAATCTTTACCAG CTGAATGGTGGCTTAACTACGGTGAAGATGCGCCAAATTTAAGGAATATTGCAGTGAAAATATTGAGTCAAACCTGCACATCCTCTGGTTGTGAGCGAAATTGGAGTACATGGTCATTAATTCATACAAAACTACGCAACCGTTTGGCAgttaaaaaattgcataaattagtTTTTGTGCATTACAATATGCGATTGAAGGTGAAAAATTTGATGCATCAAAGAGATACTGATGATTTCTACAACCCAATTGACTTGAATCACATTTTTCACCAAGATGATATATTGGATGATTGGATAAGAGAAAATGAACAACCCACATTGCCTGAAGATAATCTGGATTGGTTGGATAAGGGCATTCATCAAACTGAATCAGAAAGTAGTGAATATCAAGAACATGACAACGATGGTTTTGGTGATACATTGTCCCAATATATTaccaaaagaaataagaaaggTCTTGCTGCATCCTCAAGTAGGAAACAAAAAAGTAAGACTAAACAAACCAGTAAGCAGACTGTTCCGTCATCTTCAAATAAAAGTGACAGCagtaatgatgatgatgacaaTGGTGACAATGGAGATGGAGGGAACAATTCTTCCAGGCATAGTGGTTACAATCGAGATAGCCAACAACCAGGAGGTATGTCATGGGCTCAAGGACAAGATAATTATTATGCCACTCAAGATACTGATCATGGCTATCGTCATGGTATAGAAGCACAGCGTCAATTCCTCAATGATTTAACTCAATTTTCAAGTGAGGATACTTTCTCTCACCATTCAGGGTCACAAAGATATAGAGGAGTCAATGATCAGATGCAAAATTTGGGTATATACTCAACTTATGAGCATGAATCTAATCAAAACCGTAGTACTAGTCAATTGGGATATGGCTATGACCAATCATATGGAATCACTCCTGACTATTACAGTGGATATCGGCCATTTGACAGACCTGGACAGGTTGAAAGGTCTACTAGCATTCATGGTAGTGGAtactatgaaaaagaaatagataAGTCTCATGATGGTTCTTCTTTTGATTCCAATAACATTGGATTTTATGGTCATGATTCTACTGCATCATATGGTACCAGCGATAGTGTTAACTATCGAGGGTTTGGATACTACCATCAACAAATCATCTCCAATCCAGAAGTTCTTCCGTCCAATGATTATGGAACATCTAGTCAATCCTCACATCCAGTAAATACACCAGATAACTCGTTTACACTACCTACTCAAGGTCCTATGCCACTTCCACATCTGTTTTACCATTCATCGACCAATCacgatgattttgaaccacatctCATTCTACTTGGTATTAACAG